Part of the Pseudodesulfovibrio mercurii genome is shown below.
GAAATTCAGTCCACCCATGGAGTACTTGGGCCCGGCGAAGAGCACGTCGTGCATGGCCAGGCGGGGCGTGTCCGTGGCCGGGGGCAGTTCGGGCAGGGGCTCCACCTCGCCGTCGGCGGCCTCGCCGAACATGAGGTGGACCAGCTCGTGCTCGTCGTAGGGCGGGGTCAGGGTCCCGACCAGCCGCCCCTGGCGCATGATGAAGATGGAGTCGGCCATCTCGAAGGCCTCGGACAGCTTGTGGGTCACGAGCACGATGGTGTGGCCCTCTTCGCGGGCCAGCTTCATGAGCAGGTCGAAGAGGTCCTGCTTCTGCTCCGGGGTGATGCCGGTGGTCGGCTCGTCCAGGATCAGGGTAGTGGCCCCGAGGTCGAGCAGGCGCAGGAGTTCGAGGAGCTGGCGTTCGCCCACGGTCAGGCTGGAGACCGGCTCGTCGGGCAGGAAGCAGGCGTCCAGGCGGAAGGACAGCTCGCCGATGACGTCCACGACCTCCTTTTTGCTGCGTCTGGGGGCGCCCAGCTGGAAGTTCTCCCACACGGGCATGGCCGGGAAGTCCAGCGGGTCCTGGTAGAGCATGCCCACGCCCTTTTCCCGGGCCAGGGCCGGGGTCAGGTGGGTCAGGGTCTCGCCGCCGATGGTAAGCTCCCCGGACGTGGGCCGGGTGTGTCCGGCGAGCACGCGCATGAGCGTGGACTTGCCCGCGCCGTTCTCGCCGACCAGGGCATAGATGCGGCCGGGTTCGAGGGTCAGGCTGATGCCGTCGTTGGCCCGAACCCGGCCGTAGTGCTTATGTATGTCGTGTAAGACGATCATCCCTATTCGGGGGAGGACAGTCCTTCCATGCCCTCAAGCAGCTGCTGCATGTACCAGATCTGCTTGTCGGTGGCCTTTTCCCCGGCCTTCAGGAACGGGGTGCCGTCCTGGTAGTTGAGGGGACCGGTGAACAGGTCCACTTCGCCGGAGCCGAGCTTGGCGATGAACGCGTCCAGGGCGGCCTTGACCTCGGGGGTCACGCCGGGGCCGGGCATGAAGCCCACCGGGGACTCGTCCGGGTTGTTGTAGTCGGCCCAGTAGGGGGCGTCCCACTCGAAGGCGGGCTTGTAGGTCCCGGCGGCCACGGTCTTGGCCAGCTTCAGGAAGCCGGGGCCCCAGTTGAAGTAGGGCACGCCCAGGCAGATGTCGCCCTGGCCCTCGCAGGCCTTCTCGTAGTCGTAGGGCAGGGCCCAGACCTTCTTGCCCGCGTCGGCGCGCT
Proteins encoded:
- a CDS encoding ATP-binding cassette domain-containing protein → MIVLHDIHKHYGRVRANDGISLTLEPGRIYALVGENGAGKSTLMRVLAGHTRPTSGELTIGGETLTHLTPALAREKGVGMLYQDPLDFPAMPVWENFQLGAPRRSKKEVVDVIGELSFRLDACFLPDEPVSSLTVGERQLLELLRLLDLGATTLILDEPTTGITPEQKQDLFDLLMKLAREEGHTIVLVTHKLSEAFEMADSIFIMRQGRLVGTLTPPYDEHELVHLMFGEAADGEVEPLPELPPATDTPRLAMHDVLFAGPKYSMGGLNFTARPGECIGLAGLDGSGQELFLRGLCGLDRMPGGGFDLDGTRFAANDFRALRRAGVQFVPADRLGLALFPDLNLMEHITLAFPDRDGDLTEFYRSQCVDKFNLQAHPDTRAVELSGGNQQRLLLSLIPDRTRLLLMEHPTRGLDAGSARQVWNHLKRRCADGATLIFFSPDLEEVLEHSHRVIVFYDRALAAVVEGADISMEVVGALMAGKRYDELKEERA